The nucleotide window TTATTTTACCGGTCCCGGGCATCAAGGGGGAAGGTCTGATCTACGCCCCAAGGGCGCGGCGGCCTCTTTATTTTTCACAGGAAGTAGCGGCGGCTATTCCGGCGGGGACGCCGGTCCTAGTGGGGGTGGCCCGGCCTCCTCTGAAGGAGATGGCAGCTGCAGGCGGCTGGCTGCTGGTGGAGACGGCCGAGATGGATGAAATGGCCATTTTAAATTCCATCCCTACGGCCGAAGGGGCCATCATGCTGGCCATGCAGGAGATGCCCATCACTATCCACGGCTGCGAAGCCCTGGTCCTGGGGCTGGGCCGGACCGGCTTCACCCTGGCCCGAATGCTGGACGGGATTGGCGCCAGGGTGACGGTAATCGACAGGGGCGCCCCCGACCGGGCCCGGGCCTATGTCGAGGGCTGGCCGGCCTTTCCTTTCTCGGAACTGGCGGCCGCGGTCGCAAGAGCCGACGTCATTTTTAACACCGTACCAGCACCCGTCCTCACCCGGGATGTGTTGTCCCGCACCAAGCCCGAGGTTCTGATTATCGATCTGGCCTCGGACCCGGGCGGTACGGACTTCAACGCCGCGGCGGACCTCAAGCGCCGAGCCATGCTTGCCCCGGGGCTGCCGGGCAAAGTGGCTCCCCAGACGGCCGGTAAGATTCTGGCCCGCATTTATCCCGCCCTCATTTTAAAGTGCCTGGGACGACTGTAAACCCTACATGGAGGTGCTGAAAATGCGGCTCAAAGGCAAAAGAGTAGGGTTTGCCGTCACAGGATCCCACTGTACCCTGGCGGCGGTCGTGCCGCAATTGGCCAGGGTAGTTGCTGAAGGTGCCCAGGTCGTCCCCATTCTATCCCCTGCTGTAAGGGACAGCGACACGCGGTTCGGTACCAGCGCCTTCTGGCGGGCGGAGGTGGAAAGGATTACCGGCCAGAAAGCCATCGACAGCATTGTAGCCGCAGAACCCATCGGACCACAGAAACTCTTCGACGTCGTCGTCGTAGCCCCCTGTACGGGTAACACCCTGGCCAAACTGGCCAACGGTATTACCGACACCCCGGTACTGATGGCTGTTAAGGCGCACTTGCGCAACCTGCGTCCGGTGGTGATTGCCGTTTCCACTAACGACGGTCTGGGGGCCAACGCTGTAAATTTAGGTCATGTAATGAATATGAAAAACATTTACCTGGTGCCCTTTGGTCAGGACGACCCTTTTAACAAGCCCAATTCTTTAGTGGCCAGTATGGATTTAATCGTCGATACCATCCTGGCGGCTCTGGAGGGGAGGCAGCTCCAGCCCCTTCTGCTGGGTCCTCCGCCAAAGGGACGGGAGTAACGGGAGGAAGGTAATTAACCTATGAAGACTTACAACGTCGCAGTAGTAGGAACAGGAGCCGTGGGCCAGACCCTCCTTAAGGTTTTGGAAGAGAGGAATTTTCCCGTCGGCCGGCTGAAGGTCCTGGCCACCAGCCGTTCGGCGGGCAAGAGCGTAAACTTCAAGGGTGAAGAATACGTCATCGAAGAGACTACCCCGGCCGCCTTTGCCGGGATCGATATAGCCCTCTTTGCCGGCGGCGAAGCCAGCAAGCTGTACGGCCGGGCGGCAGTTGAGGCTGGAGCGGTGGTGATCGACAACAGCAACAACTTCCGCATGGATCCAGACGTCCCCCTGGTGGTGCCCGAGGTCAATCCCCAGGACGTCCGCTGGCACAAAGGTTTAATCGCCAATCCCAATTGCTCTACCATCCAGATGGTGGTGGCTTTAAAGCCCATTTACGACGCCGTCGGCATTAAAAGGATAGTCGTTTCCACCTATCAGGCCGTATCCGGGGCCGGCCAAGAAGCCATCGACGAGCTGCGGCTCCAGAGCAAACAGGTGCTGGCGGGGGAAAAAGTTACGGGCTCAGTATTTCCCCATCAGATCGCCTTTAACTGCCTGCCCCACATCGACGTCTTCCTGGAAAACGGCTACAGCAAAGAAGAAATGAAAATGGTCAATGAAACCAAAAAGATCATGGGCGACGATCAGATCCAGGTCACGGCCACGACGGTACGGGTACCCGTCTTCAACGGTCACTCAGAGGCGGTAAACGTAGAAACCCGGGAAAAACTTACGGCAGCGGCGGCTAAGGAGCTTTTGCGCCGGGCGCCGGGGGTCGTGGTGGTGGATGATCTGGAGGCCAAAGCCTATCCCCTGGCCATCCATGCCGACGGCCGCGACGAAGTATTTGTCGGCCGCATCCGGGAAGATTTCACGGTCCCCTGCGGCCTCAATATGTGGATAGTGGCCGACAACTTACGCAAGGGCGCGGCGACCAACGCCGTCCAGATTGCTGAACTCCTGGTGCAGGAGGGCCTTCTCTAAAAAAGAGAGGTGATGGTTATGAAGGTCCTGGTGCAAAAATTCGGCGGCTCCTCGGTTGCCACCCCGGAGCAGCGTTTATTGGTGGCCCGCCATATTGAAAGGGCGTGTCAGGCCGGGTACCGCCTGGCCGTCGTCGTATCGGCCATGGGTCGCAAAGGGGCACCTTACGCCACCGACACCTTATTGGATTTATTGGGCGACAATCCCATTTCTCCCCGGGAGCGCGACCTCCTTTTGTCCTGCGGGGAAATCATCGCCGGTGTAGTATTGAGCGCCACCTTACAGGGAATGGGTATTCCGGCCGTCTTTCTCACCGGCGGCCAGGCTGGCATCATCACCGACGCCCGCTTTAACGACGCCCGTATCCTCCGGGTGGAACCGCGGCGGGTCGAGTCCTACCTGGAGCAAGGTCTGGTCGTCGTGGTCGCTGGCTTCCAGGGAATGACCGAAGCCGGAGAAATCACCACCCTGGGGCGCGGCGGCAGCGACACTACGGCCGCGGCATTGGGCGTGGCCCTGAAGGCAGAAGCGGTAGAGATCTACACCGACGTCGACGGCGTCAAGACTGCCGATCCCCGTATCGTGAGCGAAGCCAGGACTTTGAGCACCATCACCTATACGGAAATATGCCAGATGGCCTATGAGGGGGCGAAGGTCATCCATCCCCGCGCCGTAGAGATCGCCAGGGAAGGAAATATACCCTTAAGGATAAAATCGACTTTTACCGAGGGGCCCGGTACCCTGGTAGTGGCCTGGCAGCCGGGTCCCAGCGGCGTGCACATCAGCCGCGACCGGGTGATTACTGGCATCGCCCACATGGCCGGTCTGACCCAGCTTAGGGTTATAGTTCCCGACGGCAACAAGGCCGATGCCGTTTTCCAGACCCTGGCCCGAAATAATATTAGCGTAGACTTTATTAACGTCTTTCCCGGTGAGCTGGTCTTTACCGTCGCCGCCGCGGTCGCCGGGAGGGCCGTAGAGCTCATTGAGGAGCTGGGTCTTAAAGTTACGGTAAGGCCCAACTGCGCCAAGGTGGCGGCCGTCGGGGCCGGTATGCGCGGCGTTCCCGGGGTTATGGCGGCCATAGTTACCGCTTTGAATCGCGCGGGGATAAAGATCCTGCAGTCCGCCGATTCCTACACCTCCATTTGGTGCCTGGTGGACCAGGCGGATATGGAACGGGCCGTACAGGTCCTGCACCGGGAATTTAAACTACACGATGAAGATACAGGCGAGGTGAAAGCATATGCCGTGGGGTAGAATCCTTACCGCCATGGTGACACCCTTTACCGCAGACGGCAAATTAGATTTGGACGGTGCCAGGCGACTGGCCGCCCACCTGGTAGACCATGGCAGCGATGGACTGGTGGTGGCCGGCACCACGGGGGAATCGCCGGCGTTAAGCCACGAGGAAAAAATTTCCCTTTTTAAAGCCGTGAAGGAAGCAGTGGGCGGCCGGGCAGCGGTCATTGCCGGTACCGGCACCAATTCCACCGCCGCCAGCATTGAGCTTTCCCGGGAGGCAGAAGCCCTGGGATTAGACGGCTTGATGCTCGTGGTTCCCTATTACAACCGCCCCTCCCAGGAAGGGCTGTACCGGCATTTTAAAGCCATTGCCGAAGCCGTTAACCTACCCATAATCCTTTACAACATACCTTCCCGCACGGGGCGCAATATGGAAGCGGCGACCACCTTGCGTCTGGCGGAGATTAAAAATATCGTCGCCGTCAAGGAAGCCAGCGGCGATCTGGACCAGGCGACGGCCATCATCAGGGACGCACCGCCGGGGTTTCTTGTATACAGTGGCGACGACTCCCTGACCCTGCCTTTGATGGCCGTAGGCGCCTACGGGGTAATCAGCGTCGCCGCCCATGTAGCTGGGGACAAAATGCAGGCCATGGTCAGGTCATTTGTCAGCGGCGACGTGGCCGGGGCGGCGGCCCTGCACCGGGAGCTCTTCCCACTGTTTAAAGCCCTGTTTATAACCTCCAACCCGGTACCGGTCAAAGAAGCCCTTAACATGATGGGCCTGCCGGCCGGGCCGGTACGCCTGCCCCTGGTCGAGGCCAGCCCGGCGGAGAAAGAAAAAATCGCCGCGGCCCTCAAAGCAGCAGGCATTTTAGCTGATTAATATTGCGAAACATTGGTAGATGGGGTATAATAAAATTAGCTGGTTTAGAACGTGGACTAAAAAACCGGGCCGAGAGCAAGGGGCCCGGTCTTTAATTGTTAAAACATGGAGGTGGATTAATGGCCGAAAATGAGAAAAATGAGCAGAGAGTTTACTTGATTCCCCTCGGCGGCCTCGGCGAAATAGGCAAAAACATGATGGCGATCAGGTACGGGAACAGCATACTGGTCATCGACTGCGGCCTGACCTTCCCCGAGGACGAAATGCTGGGCGTAGACGCGGTCATACCCGATTATAGCTACCTGCTGGAACACCGGCAGATGGTCAAGGGGATCATCGTCACCCACGGCCACGAAGACCATATCGGCGCCCTGCCTTATGTGTTGAAAGATTTAAACGTACCCGTCTATGGCACGCGCCTCACCCTGGCCCTGGTTCAGGCCAAACTGAAGGAACAGGGAAATGTGAACGGCGCCAAACTGCAGATGGTAAAGCCGCGGGATACAGTGCGCATAGGGCCTTTCAGGGTAGAATTTATTCACGTCAGCCATTCCATTGCCGATACGGTGGCCCTGGCCATTCACACGCCGGTAGGTACCATAGTGCACACCAGCGATTTCAAGATCGATTACACCCCAATAGACGGCGAGGTATTTGATTTTTATAAATTTGCCCAGCTGGGGGAAGAGGGCGTCCTTGTGCTCTTGTCCGACAGCACCAATGTTGAACGCCCCGGCTACACCATGTCCGAACGAGTGGTCGGCGCAACCTTTGATGAAGTCTTCCGTCAGGCCAGGGAGCGTATTATCGTCGCCAGCTTTGCTTCCAATGTCCATCGGCTGCAGCAGATAATATCGACGGCTTATAAGTACAACCGCAAAGTGGCCGTGGTGGGCCGGAGCATGATCAACGTCGTAAACATCGCCCTGGAGCAGGGCTACCTGGACATTCCGGAAAACACCCTGGTGGATTTAAGCGAACTGGCCTCCCTGCCCAAAAACAGGACGGTGATCATCTCCACCGGGAGCCAGGGTGAACCCATGTCGGCCCTCACGCGTATCGCCAGAAACGATCACCGCCAGATTGAGATCGTCCCGGGCGATACGGTGATTATATCGGCCCTTCCCATACCCGGTAATGAAAAATTGGTTGCGCGGACGGTGGATCAGCTCTTCCGCCAAGGGGCCGACGTCTATCATGAAGCCATAGACGGTGTCCACGTTTCCGGCCACGCCAGCCAGGAAGAGCTGAAGCTGGTCTTAAGCCTCGTCAAACCCAAATTCTTCGTCCCCGTCCACGGCGAATACCGCATGCTCATCAAGCATGCCCGCCTGGCGGAAGAACTCGGCATCCCGCCGGAAAACATCTTCGTAGCAGAAAACGGCCAGGTGCTGGAGTTTACGCGCCGGAAAGGCGCCATCACCGGACGGGTGCCTGCCGGAAAGCTCCTCGTTGACGGCCTGGGAGTAGGCGATGTAGGCAATATCGTTTTGCGGGATCGGAAACAATTGGCCCAGGACGGGCTGTTAATCGTCGTCGTGACATTAAGCAAAGACACGGGAGCTGTCGTTGCCGGACCGGACATTGTTTCCCGCGGTTTTGTCTACGTTCGCGAGGCCGAGGAACTGCTGGAAGAAGCCAAAGAAAAGGTGCGTCAAACCCTGGACAAATGCGAAGAACGCCGGATCACGGATTGGGCGACTATAAAGGGTAACATTCGCGACTCCTTAAGCAAGTTCCTCTTTGAAAAGACCAGGCGTCGCCCTATGATTTTGCCGATCATCATGGAAGTATGAGGGAGGGCCGGGTCCCGGCAGGAGCGCCGGGCAACCGGCCTTCGCTGCATATGGTTGCAAAAACAAGGAGGAATTTTCCTATTTATGCCGAAAGAATCCAAAATAGACGGGGAGGGAGCCCCCGTCAAAAAAATAAAAGGGAGGTGTTACCGTTGATCTCTACGGTTACAACCACCACCCCCTGCCTTTATCTACCCACTAATGGTGCTTAATACCCTGGGCCCGGAAAACAGCGCCTATTTTTATATAGCCTGGATGATGAGTATGGTTCTCTCGGTTATCCCCTCGGGCCTGGCTTCTTCCCTTTTTGCTGAGGGGTCCCACGATCAGCGGCGGCTGGGATGGCCGGCGTGCCCTGGGCATTGCCCTTTTGCTGTCAGTACCCGCGGTTATAGCCATGATTGTCCTGAGCAGATGGTTTTTACACTTTTTTGGCCCCGGATACGCGGAAAAAGGGACCGGAGTGATAAGGTTTTTAGCCCTGGCGGTTATCCCCCAGTGCGTGAACCAGCTTTACATCACCGTCAACCAGGTAAAGAAACGGGTGTTTTTGATTATTTACCCGACTCTTTCCCTGGCCGTCCTGGCCCTGGGTTTAGGCGATTTAATGTTAGAGATATTCGGCTTAAACGGCATCGGTATAGCCTACTTCATGGCCCATTCGGTGGTGGCAGTAGTGGTCGCCGGGCCGTTGTGGCGGGCTTTGCATGAAAGCGGGAAAGAAATCTCCCATTGAGGGCGTCAAGCCTTACTGTCGGGGGGAACTGGAGATTACCGACGCCATCCAGGAACACTTGAATATGGATTACAACGTAGCCGCCCGCAGGGTAGAGGTCGGGTTGCTGGATACGGGCAAGAAGAACGATATCCTGGAGGCCAACCGGGCGGTCCATGGAGGTGAGGTGAGCTTATTGACTCATGGGTCCATTCAATAATCGCGAAATCGCAACCGCCTTCTGGGTTATTGTATTCCTGGCATTCGCGTTGCGAAAGGCCGATATACGCAAATCGTTCGTGGCAGTCCTGCGAGCATTCTGCCAATTTAAGATTCTCTTGTCAGTTTTCCTGATGGTATTTTATACTTTAGCCGTTGTGAGGCTACTTGCTGCCATTGGTCTATGGAAAGTTTCTCTTCTCAAAGATACCATCGTATGGTTATGTGTCAATGCGATGGCAATGATGATACGTTTCATTACGTCGGACGATGCTGAGAATATCTTCCAGAAGGTACTAACCGACAGCTTCAAGAGTGTAATTGTCCTTGAGTTCCTTGTCAATACATACACATTTTCGCTCCCTACTGAACTTGTCCTCGTGCCGATACTTACTCTAATTGCGATGGTTGACGTAATAGCGAGTTCGGACGAGAAGTACTCTGCGGTTGCAAAAATAACCAAGTGGGTGCAGATGATCATTAGCTTCGTTATTTTGGCGATCGTAGTTAACCGCGCCATTTCTAATTTCCAGACTCTCCTCAGTTTGGATACTTTCAGAAGCATTGCATTGGCTCCGCTTCTTTCCTTGCTATTCACGCCATTTCTTTACGTCATGGCACTAATTTCAAAGTATGAGCTTGTCTTCTTGAGGCTCAATTTTGGCTTGGAAAAAGAGAGAAGGTTGAAGCGGTATGCGCGCCGCCGCATCTTGATATATGCTGGCCTCAGCCTGAGAAAGCTCCAGCATCTTCTCAGAAACCATGCAGCTGATCTCATGCATATCCAAACTAAAGCTGACGTTGATCGTCTTGTGCAGCAAAGAGTCAATCCGTGACTTTTATGATGAGGACAAAGAAGAACCTTTTTCATGGATAATCCATATTTTGAAGTCATCAGCAAAATGGGCAAAAGGATCAGAACAACGAAAACGTACTGGGCAATCAATAAAAAACACCCAGCGATGAAGGGAAGGAAAAAAGAGGTTCAGGAATTAAAGAAGGTGAGCTTGTATGGAAAAGATTAGGCTATATTACGACAAAGCAAACACATTAAATATGTGGTTTGACGATCCTGAAAAAGAGTATATTTGTGAGGAAAGCGGTGAAGAGGTTATTTTAATCAAAGACAAAAATGGGAAAGTGATCGGCCTTGAAAAGCTTAATTTTCTTATACCTAATGTTAATATAAATGAGCTTCCTCTGGAGACCGCTATTATTTAAGTAAACCTGGCCGACATTTAATAAATTTGCCCGCAAAAATTCCACTCTTGAAAGTTCTCATCCTCCCCAAAAGGGGCTTAAAGAGGAAGGGCTAAAATGGGAAGAGGGGCGTTCCCTACTTTTATACAGGCAGCAATGAAAGAAGCTGTCATCGAACGGCTAGAAGATGGTACTTTCTTCGCTGAAATACCTCCGTGCCCTGGCGTTTGGGCTGACGGAAAAGATGAAAAGGAATGTCTAGCCACTTTGCAGGAAGTTCTGGAAGAATGGCTTCTTTTTAAACTGCGGGATGGGGACAACGATATTCCTGTTTTAGGCGGCGCAGATCTAAATCATAAATGGCAAGTAAAGCTCTAAACACGATTTTATGCGCCGGGGCCGGCATAAACTTCGCATACCCAATCCCCATGGTGATGATATAAGTGTTTCATTATAAATCAGAATTTTAAAATAAAAGAATATTAACAAGGAAAATGGGATAGCTTGAGTGAGTGAATAAAACTCATTTCTATAGTTATATATCCCAGTGGCAAAGCTGATAGCCCGTGTTGGCCGGTGTTTAATTAAATATTACTTTATAAGATCTATGTCCATAATACTGAGTGGGGACGGAGATGGTACGGCGATGATCACCCTTGTGTAGTTAAGTATAATTTAATTTGTTCAGGTGAACGTGATGGAGATGCGCCTGTTGCCCTGGGATGTTATATGGTAAAATAAAAAAGGAGAATTATCCCTGTGCCCTCAATCGATCTCCCGATCAAACGTTTGGTCCAGCGAAGAGCTGGTGACTGGGTAAGATTTCTACAACGGTCATGCCGGGAAGAGTGGATTAGGCCATGAGCCCATGGGCTATTACGACCCGGCTCTACCGGCCCGGATGATGCGCTACCACTAGCTCAGTGATTACTGGGGTAACTTAAAGACCCTGGAATTTACCTACCGGGTAGTTCGGGTTTGGGAAGAGCCCAGGCAATCCGTAATAGAGCGGGGACTTATCGGTCTTTACCCCCTGCTTCCGTTAATGAAGGGAGAAAAAGGAGAAGAGGCCAGACA belongs to Moorella humiferrea and includes:
- the dapA gene encoding 4-hydroxy-tetrahydrodipicolinate synthase, whose protein sequence is MPWGRILTAMVTPFTADGKLDLDGARRLAAHLVDHGSDGLVVAGTTGESPALSHEEKISLFKAVKEAVGGRAAVIAGTGTNSTAASIELSREAEALGLDGLMLVVPYYNRPSQEGLYRHFKAIAEAVNLPIILYNIPSRTGRNMEAATTLRLAEIKNIVAVKEASGDLDQATAIIRDAPPGFLVYSGDDSLTLPLMAVGAYGVISVAAHVAGDKMQAMVRSFVSGDVAGAAALHRELFPLFKALFITSNPVPVKEALNMMGLPAGPVRLPLVEASPAEKEKIAAALKAAGILAD
- the dpsA gene encoding dipicolinate synthase subunit DpsA, encoding MGGMLSGIKVAMLGGDAREVILLEELLRQGAEIKVAGLGELPRQDGCTICEDPADAVEGADVIILPVPGIKGEGLIYAPRARRPLYFSQEVAAAIPAGTPVLVGVARPPLKEMAAAGGWLLVETAEMDEMAILNSIPTAEGAIMLAMQEMPITIHGCEALVLGLGRTGFTLARMLDGIGARVTVIDRGAPDRARAYVEGWPAFPFSELAAAVARADVIFNTVPAPVLTRDVLSRTKPEVLIIDLASDPGGTDFNAAADLKRRAMLAPGLPGKVAPQTAGKILARIYPALILKCLGRL
- a CDS encoding DUF2283 domain-containing protein, producing the protein MEKIRLYYDKANTLNMWFDDPEKEYICEESGEEVILIKDKNGKVIGLEKLNFLIPNVNINELPLETAII
- a CDS encoding dipicolinate synthase subunit B, with the translated sequence MRLKGKRVGFAVTGSHCTLAAVVPQLARVVAEGAQVVPILSPAVRDSDTRFGTSAFWRAEVERITGQKAIDSIVAAEPIGPQKLFDVVVVAPCTGNTLAKLANGITDTPVLMAVKAHLRNLRPVVIAVSTNDGLGANAVNLGHVMNMKNIYLVPFGQDDPFNKPNSLVASMDLIVDTILAALEGRQLQPLLLGPPPKGRE
- a CDS encoding type II toxin-antitoxin system HicB family antitoxin — its product is MGRGAFPTFIQAAMKEAVIERLEDGTFFAEIPPCPGVWADGKDEKECLATLQEVLEEWLLFKLRDGDNDIPVLGGADLNHKWQVKL
- a CDS encoding aspartate-semialdehyde dehydrogenase; amino-acid sequence: MKTYNVAVVGTGAVGQTLLKVLEERNFPVGRLKVLATSRSAGKSVNFKGEEYVIEETTPAAFAGIDIALFAGGEASKLYGRAAVEAGAVVIDNSNNFRMDPDVPLVVPEVNPQDVRWHKGLIANPNCSTIQMVVALKPIYDAVGIKRIVVSTYQAVSGAGQEAIDELRLQSKQVLAGEKVTGSVFPHQIAFNCLPHIDVFLENGYSKEEMKMVNETKKIMGDDQIQVTATTVRVPVFNGHSEAVNVETREKLTAAAAKELLRRAPGVVVVDDLEAKAYPLAIHADGRDEVFVGRIREDFTVPCGLNMWIVADNLRKGAATNAVQIAELLVQEGLL
- a CDS encoding ribonuclease J, giving the protein MAENEKNEQRVYLIPLGGLGEIGKNMMAIRYGNSILVIDCGLTFPEDEMLGVDAVIPDYSYLLEHRQMVKGIIVTHGHEDHIGALPYVLKDLNVPVYGTRLTLALVQAKLKEQGNVNGAKLQMVKPRDTVRIGPFRVEFIHVSHSIADTVALAIHTPVGTIVHTSDFKIDYTPIDGEVFDFYKFAQLGEEGVLVLLSDSTNVERPGYTMSERVVGATFDEVFRQARERIIVASFASNVHRLQQIISTAYKYNRKVAVVGRSMINVVNIALEQGYLDIPENTLVDLSELASLPKNRTVIISTGSQGEPMSALTRIARNDHRQIEIVPGDTVIISALPIPGNEKLVARTVDQLFRQGADVYHEAIDGVHVSGHASQEELKLVLSLVKPKFFVPVHGEYRMLIKHARLAEELGIPPENIFVAENGQVLEFTRRKGAITGRVPAGKLLVDGLGVGDVGNIVLRDRKQLAQDGLLIVVVTLSKDTGAVVAGPDIVSRGFVYVREAEELLEEAKEKVRQTLDKCEERRITDWATIKGNIRDSLSKFLFEKTRRRPMILPIIMEV
- the dapG gene encoding aspartate kinase — its product is MKVLVQKFGGSSVATPEQRLLVARHIERACQAGYRLAVVVSAMGRKGAPYATDTLLDLLGDNPISPRERDLLLSCGEIIAGVVLSATLQGMGIPAVFLTGGQAGIITDARFNDARILRVEPRRVESYLEQGLVVVVAGFQGMTEAGEITTLGRGGSDTTAAALGVALKAEAVEIYTDVDGVKTADPRIVSEARTLSTITYTEICQMAYEGAKVIHPRAVEIAREGNIPLRIKSTFTEGPGTLVVAWQPGPSGVHISRDRVITGIAHMAGLTQLRVIVPDGNKADAVFQTLARNNISVDFINVFPGELVFTVAAAVAGRAVELIEELGLKVTVRPNCAKVAAVGAGMRGVPGVMAAIVTALNRAGIKILQSADSYTSIWCLVDQADMERAVQVLHREFKLHDEDTGEVKAYAVG